The Nocardioides zeae genome includes the window GCGGGTCCGGTCGCGGCAGGGCCGCGGCGTGGTTGCGACACTACTCCGCATGGCACGACGGCGGCAGTCCGACCCGGGCTCCGGACACGCGGCTCGCCGCTCCCTCCTGCCCTGGGGCCTGGCCCGCGTGTCGGGCGACTCCATGCGCCCCGGCCTGCGTCCCGGCGACCGGCTCCTCGTCCGGTACGACGCGGCCGTCCGCCCCGGCGACGTGGTGGTGGCCCGGTTCGTGGACGGCACCGTCGTCGTCAAGCGCGCCACGGAAGCCCGCTCGACGCGCACCGGTGCCGCCGGCTGGTGGCTGCTGAGCGACGCCCCGGAGGTGGGGGTCGACTCGCGGCACCGCGGGGTCGTCGCCGCGGACGCGGTCGTCGGGGTCGTCCGCGCCCGGCTCTGGCCTCGGCCACGCCGGGTGTGAGATCAACCACCTCGACGGGCGAGAGTGGTGTGGAACACTGCGCCCGTCCCAGCAGCCCCACCGAGAAGTAGGCCATGACCGCACACGTCGCACCCCAGCCGATCACCGACCACCCCTTCCAGGGGGACCCCGTCTTCGACGCCCACGTGGGCGGGAAGCTCGCGGTAGCGGCGACGGCGGCGGTCGACAGCCGCGAGGAGCTGTCGAAGGCCTACACGCCGGGCGTCGCCCGCGTCTGCGAGGCCATCCACGCCGACCCGGAGCTCACCCAGCTCTACACGTGGGTGCCCAACACGGTCGCGGTCGTCACCGACGGCACGGCGGTGCTCGGCCTCGGCGACATCGGGCCCGCGGCCGCGATGCCCGTGATGGAGGGCAAGGCCGTGCTGTTCAAGGAGTTCGGCGGCGTCGACGGCGTGCCGATCTGCCTGGCCACGACCGACACCGAGGAGATCATCGAGACGGTCGTGCGGCTCGCGCCGAGCTTCGGCGGCATCAACCTCGAGGACATCTCGGCGCCCCGCTGCTTCGAGATCGAGGACCGGCTCAAGGAGCTCCTCGACATCCCCGTCTTCCACGACGACCAGCACGGCACGGCGGTCGTCGCGCTCGCCGCGCTCGAGAACGCGCTCGAGCTCACCGGCCGCACGTACGCCGGCACCCGCGTCGTCATCTCCGGCGCCGGCGCGGCCGGGGTCGCCGTCACCAAGATCCTGCTCGAGGCGGGGATCACCGACCTGGCCGTGACCGACCGCAACGGCATCGTCTCGGAGGACCGCGACGACCTGACGCCCATCAAGCGCACCCTCGCGGGCCTGACGGCGGGCCGGACGGTCCGGGGCGGCAGCCTCGAGGACGCGCTCGCCGGCGCGGACGTCTTCATCGGCGTGTCGGGCGGCACGGTGCCGGAGGAGGTCGTCGCCACGATGGCGGACGAGGCGATCATCTTCGCGCTCGCGAACCCCAACCCCGAGGTGCACCCCGAGGTGGCGCACCGCCACGCGCGGGTCGTCGCGACCGGACGCTCCGACTTCCCCAACCAGATCAACAACGTGCTCGCGTTCCCCGGCATCTTCCGCGGCACGTTCGACGCCCACGCCACCGCGATCACCGAGGGCATGAAGCTGGCGGCGGCCCACGCGCTCGCCGGCCTGGTCGGCGACGACCTGCGCGAGGACCTCATCATCCCCTCGCCGTTCGACCCCCGCGTCGGCCCGGCCGTCGCCGCCGCCGTCGCCGAGGCGGCCCGCAAGGACGGCGTGGCCCGCCGCTGACCCCGGGTACGGCGCGGGGTCGCCCCGCGCCGTACCGCCTGGTCCCACGCTCGTAGTCCCTGACGTTTCGCACCGTGTCGCTCGCCAAGGGCGGCGTGTCGCGTGCGGAACGTCAGGGACTACGCGCGTCCAGGCCACCGTCACGACGGCCCCGACCGATCGGGGGGACGGTCGGTCCTACCCGGTCGGGCACTGGACCGACCGCTCGTCCGCCCGGCTAGGTTGGCGCCATGTTCGCTGTGTACGCCACGGGGTTCTCCACCGACGACCCGCTGAGCGGGCTGGTGGTGGGGGAGCGCCCCGACCCCGTCGCGCCCGACGGCTGGACGACCGTGACCGTCAAGGCGGCCGCCCTCAACCACCACGACCTCTGGTCGTTGCGCGGGGTGGGCCTGAAGGCGGAGCACCTGCCGATGATCCTCGGCTGCGACGCCGCGGGCCACGACGAGGACGGCAACGAGGTCGTCGTCCACGCGGTCCTGTGCGACCCGTCGTGGACGGGCGACGAGACGCTCGACCCGCGCCGCACGCTGCTGTCGGAGCGTCACCAGGGCACCTTCGCCGACACGGTGGTCGTGCCGCGGCGCAACGTGGTCCCGAAACCACCGTCGCTCTCGTTCGAGGAGGCGGCGTGCCTGCCGGCGGCGTGGCTGACGGCCTACCGGATGCTCTTCACGCAGGGCGCGTGCAAGCCCGGTGACGTGGTGCTCGTGCAGGGCGTCGGCGGCGGGGTCGCGACGGCCCTCATCATGCTTGCCCGCGCGGCCGGCCTCCGGGTGCTGGCGACCAGCCGCGACGAGCGGAAGCGGGAGCGGGCGCTGGAGATCGGCGCGCACGAGGTGTTCGAGAGCGGCACGCGGCTGCCCGTGAAGGTGGACGCCGTCATGGAGACCGTGGGGCGGGCGACCTGGTCGCACTCCGTGCGGTCGCTGCGCCCCGGGGGCAAGATCGTCATCTCGGGCACGACCTCGGGCCCGCAGCCCGACGACGCCGAGCTCACCCGCATCTTCTACCGCCAGCTGCAGGTCATCGGCTCCACGATGGGCACGCGCGACGAGCTGGCCTCTCTCATCTCCTTCCTCGACGCCACCGGCGTGCGGCCCCTCATCGACCGGGTGGTCCCCATGGTCGACGCCCGGGACGCCTTCGCCACGCTGGCGGAGGGGGACGTCTTCGGCAAGGTGGTGATGACCCGATGACCGCTCGCGCTCCGCGCCGCACCCACGTCGTCACCGGCGCCGGCTCGGGCATCGGTGCTGCCGTCGCCGAGCGGCTGCAGGCCCGTGGCGACCACCTCGTGCTGCTCGCCCGCGACGAGGCGCGGGTCGACGACCTCGCGGCGACCTACCCCGGCGCCGACGTGGTCGCGCTGGACCTCGCGGACCCCGCCGCCGTGGAGGCCTGGCGGCCCGACGGGCTGGACGTGCTCGACGGGGTGGACTCGCTCCTGCACGTCGCCGGCTTCGTCGAGCTCGGGTCGGTCGCGACGACCGACCGCGCGGTGTGGGAGCGCACGCTCCACGTCAACGTGACGGCGCCGGCGCTGCTCACGCGCACGCTGTTGCCGGCCCTCCGGGCGCGCCGGGGGACCGTCGTCTTCGTCAACTCGGGCGCGGGCCTCACGGCGCACCCGCAGTGGGGGGCGTACGCCGCGTCGAAGTTCGCGCTGCGCGCCGTGGCGGACGCGCTGCGCGGCGAGGAGGGCCCCCACGGTGTACGCGTGTCCACCGTCTTCCCTGGACGCACCGCGACGCCGATGCAGGCCCAGGTGCACGCCCAGGAGGGCGCCGACTACGACCCCGGGGCGTGGATCGCCGCGGGGACCGTGGCGGACGCGATCATCGGCTGCGTCGACCTGCCGCGTGACGCGACGCTGGCCGAGGTCGTGGTGCGTCCCGGTCCCTGACCGGTCGCTCGTCCCCGGCCCCGTCCCGGCCCCGTCCCGGCCCCGTCCCGGCCGGCCCGGCGGCTCAGGGACGCGAGCGCCAGTTGAGCGCGCCGACGAGCATCATGCGCAGCTGGGTGCGCGCGCGGTCGGCGACGGCGTCCTCGGCCGAGCGCCGCCCCTCGGCGACGAGCAGCTCCTCCGCGGTGGAGACCACGGCGCCGACGATGAGGTTGGCCAGCACGTAGAGGTCCTCGCTCGCCCAGGCGTCGGGCCCGGGGAGGCGGGCCAGGTCGGTGGCGAGCTCGCGCTCGCACAGCTCGATCTCGTGGCGGATGGCCGCCCGCACGGCGGCAGGACCGGCGAAGCGCTCGCGGGCGATGAACAGGAAGTGCCCCCGCTGGGCCCGCACGTGCTCGGTCAGCACCCGCACCGAGCTGTCGATGATGTCCTTGAACGTGGGGTCCGCCGAGCGTACGTCGCGCAGCATCGCCCGCAGGGAGACGAAGGCCTCGTCGACCAGCGCGAGGCCGAGCTCCTCGATGGAGTCGAAGTGCCGGTAGAAGGCCGTCGGCACGATTCCGACGTCCTTCGCGACCTGGCGCAGGGACACGGCCGAGAGGCCGCCCGTCTCGGCCAAGCGGAGCGCGGCGGCCAGGATCGACTGCCGCGTCAGCTCCTTGCGCTCGACGCGGCTGAGCCCGTCGGCGGCGGCGCCGGGGCGCGCGGAGGGGCTGGACACGGGGCCCATCGTCCCACGGACGGGTGACCGGGCGCGGCGCGGCCGTGGGCGTGGCCCCGGCCACGTGTGTCCTCGGCCACCGGTCCTTGACCCGGCGCTGGCGACCTCGGCATCCTTGTCGGTGCACAAGCGTTCACTCAGTGGTGGACGCCCCACCGACCTCTGGAGCCACGCCATGAGCCTGACCAGCGCCCTCCTGCGGTCCCGTGCCGTCGCCGCGCTCGCGTCGCCGCACGGCGTCGACCGCTACCTCGAGCTCGTCAACCCCATGTGGGCGGCCCGCGAGGTGCGCGCCCGCGTGGTCGACGTCCACCGCGAGACGAGCGGCGAGCACCCCGTCGCCACCATCACCCTGCAGCCGACGTCGACCTGGCGCGGCCACCGTGCCGGTCAGTACGTCCAGGTCGGCATCGAGGTGCCCGGCGCCCGGCGCACCACCCGCTGCTTCACCATCTCCTCGGCCGCGTCCGCGCCGGGCGAGCGCTTCACCCTCACCGTGCGGGCGCACGGCGAGGGCCTCGTCTCGAAGTTCCTCGTCGAGCAGGCGCAGCCGGGGTTCCTCGTGCACCTCTCGCAGGCGCAGGGCGAGTTCTGCCTCGACGAGAGCCCCGCGACGCCGACCAACAACCACCTGCTCTTCATCACCGGCGGGTCCGGGATCACGCCGGCGATGTCGATGGTGCGCACGCTGCTGCGGGACGGGTACGACGGCCACGCCGGCCGCAAGGTCACCTTCCTGCACTACGCACGGGGCCCCGAGGACCAGATCTTCGCCGACGAGCTCGCCCGGATCGCCGCCGCCGACAACGGCGTGCGGGTCGTGCTGCGGCACGAGTCGGCGGGCGACCCCCTCTTCAGTGCGATCGACCTCGCCCGCGAGGTGCCGAACTTCCGCGAGGTCGACACGTGGGTCTGCGGCCCCGCCGGCCTCATGGAGCGGGTCGAGACGGCCTACGACGGCTCGCCCCGGCTGCGCACCGAGCGGTTCAAGCCCCCGGTCGTCACGGCCGGCACTGCCGAGGGCGACGTCGTCTTCGCCCGGTCCGGGGAGCAGGCCCCCAACTCGGGCGCCTCGATCCTGGAGCAGGCCGAGGCGGCGGGCCTGACGCCCGAGTTCGGCTGCCGCATGGGCATCTGCTTCTCCTGCACGGCACGCAAGAGCGAGGGCACGGTGCGCAACGTGCTCACCGGCGAGGAGTCCTCGCTCCCCGACGAGGAGGTCCGCATCTGCGTCTCGGCCCCCGTCGGCGACTGCGTCGTCGACCTCTGAACCCCACCGACCACCCGTCGTCATCCCACGAAGGGAGCACCCCATGACCGCCGCACCCACCGAGGCACTCCGTCCCGCTCCGACCCCCGAGCCGGGCGAGGAGCCGATCAGCCCCAACCTCCCGCTCACCCCGACGCAGCTCGAGGCGTTCGGCGAGGAGATGGACGCCATCCGCCAGCGCATCATCGCCAGCCTGGGGGAGGAGGACGCGGCGTACAT containing:
- a CDS encoding S24/S26 family peptidase, yielding MARRRQSDPGSGHAARRSLLPWGLARVSGDSMRPGLRPGDRLLVRYDAAVRPGDVVVARFVDGTVVVKRATEARSTRTGAAGWWLLSDAPEVGVDSRHRGVVAADAVVGVVRARLWPRPRRV
- a CDS encoding NAD(P)-dependent malic enzyme — protein: MTAHVAPQPITDHPFQGDPVFDAHVGGKLAVAATAAVDSREELSKAYTPGVARVCEAIHADPELTQLYTWVPNTVAVVTDGTAVLGLGDIGPAAAMPVMEGKAVLFKEFGGVDGVPICLATTDTEEIIETVVRLAPSFGGINLEDISAPRCFEIEDRLKELLDIPVFHDDQHGTAVVALAALENALELTGRTYAGTRVVISGAGAAGVAVTKILLEAGITDLAVTDRNGIVSEDRDDLTPIKRTLAGLTAGRTVRGGSLEDALAGADVFIGVSGGTVPEEVVATMADEAIIFALANPNPEVHPEVAHRHARVVATGRSDFPNQINNVLAFPGIFRGTFDAHATAITEGMKLAAAHALAGLVGDDLREDLIIPSPFDPRVGPAVAAAVAEAARKDGVARR
- a CDS encoding zinc-binding dehydrogenase; translated protein: MFAVYATGFSTDDPLSGLVVGERPDPVAPDGWTTVTVKAAALNHHDLWSLRGVGLKAEHLPMILGCDAAGHDEDGNEVVVHAVLCDPSWTGDETLDPRRTLLSERHQGTFADTVVVPRRNVVPKPPSLSFEEAACLPAAWLTAYRMLFTQGACKPGDVVLVQGVGGGVATALIMLARAAGLRVLATSRDERKRERALEIGAHEVFESGTRLPVKVDAVMETVGRATWSHSVRSLRPGGKIVISGTTSGPQPDDAELTRIFYRQLQVIGSTMGTRDELASLISFLDATGVRPLIDRVVPMVDARDAFATLAEGDVFGKVVMTR
- a CDS encoding SDR family oxidoreductase, which gives rise to MTARAPRRTHVVTGAGSGIGAAVAERLQARGDHLVLLARDEARVDDLAATYPGADVVALDLADPAAVEAWRPDGLDVLDGVDSLLHVAGFVELGSVATTDRAVWERTLHVNVTAPALLTRTLLPALRARRGTVVFVNSGAGLTAHPQWGAYAASKFALRAVADALRGEEGPHGVRVSTVFPGRTATPMQAQVHAQEGADYDPGAWIAAGTVADAIIGCVDLPRDATLAEVVVRPGP
- a CDS encoding TetR family transcriptional regulator, with product MSSPSARPGAAADGLSRVERKELTRQSILAAALRLAETGGLSAVSLRQVAKDVGIVPTAFYRHFDSIEELGLALVDEAFVSLRAMLRDVRSADPTFKDIIDSSVRVLTEHVRAQRGHFLFIARERFAGPAAVRAAIRHEIELCERELATDLARLPGPDAWASEDLYVLANLIVGAVVSTAEELLVAEGRRSAEDAVADRARTQLRMMLVGALNWRSRP
- a CDS encoding ferredoxin reductase; the protein is MSLTSALLRSRAVAALASPHGVDRYLELVNPMWAAREVRARVVDVHRETSGEHPVATITLQPTSTWRGHRAGQYVQVGIEVPGARRTTRCFTISSAASAPGERFTLTVRAHGEGLVSKFLVEQAQPGFLVHLSQAQGEFCLDESPATPTNNHLLFITGGSGITPAMSMVRTLLRDGYDGHAGRKVTFLHYARGPEDQIFADELARIAAADNGVRVVLRHESAGDPLFSAIDLAREVPNFREVDTWVCGPAGLMERVETAYDGSPRLRTERFKPPVVTAGTAEGDVVFARSGEQAPNSGASILEQAEAAGLTPEFGCRMGICFSCTARKSEGTVRNVLTGEESSLPDEEVRICVSAPVGDCVVDL